A region of Argentina anserina chromosome 5, drPotAnse1.1, whole genome shotgun sequence DNA encodes the following proteins:
- the LOC126793201 gene encoding CRM-domain containing factor CFM3, chloroplastic/mitochondrial isoform X2 yields MTETLISLPMSLSLSSLNPTTTCSSSFTFNASHCFLHSSTSCRAHKFRVSCKTVQTESQPQSVKVSIEPTKKKRKPKPSFYQQIQNKWSMKVGSPRDKFPWEKQEESEEEEEEEEWGRQQSEVRVSEPVDQEESFSLPNTVKFAPWAHRSNPIKTPQFDYEPEIYKPSVVKSGIANSGKGFSKVGNFRQEFGGNGKVYRDIDDASVGISEVKKIMVSKKFEQEVDRSGKLERQFDEISVGVSKEEKPMISKSFEHSNGKLEGQIDEISVGVSRKEETMASKGLIGVVVDEALSEDSENDENVEAIVSSGTDSRASPRLPWEKEGGLVNGEGGKTRKKCSNTLTAEATLPEHELKRLRNVSLRMLERTKVGAAGITQNLVDAIHEKWKVDEVVKLKFEEPLSLNMKRTHGILENKTGGLVIWRSGSSVVLYRGISYNLQCVKSYTTQSQTNSHMLQDRVGTQNVGLKDVASTTELLSPNSPKYLKNLSKKELMELSDLNHLLDELGPRFKDWIGREPLPVDADLLPAVVPGYQTPYRLLPYGVKRGLRDKDMTKFRRLARDAPPHFALGRCKELQGLAKAMVKLWEKCAIAKIAIKRGVQNTRNEIMAEELKRLTGGTLLSRNKDFIVFYRGNDFLPPVVTGVLNERRELRDLQQDEEEQARQMTSDYIESRSGVSSGQLVAGTLAETIAATTRWRNQLTIEDVNKMTKDSNLAQCASLVRHLEKKLTLAKGKLKKAEKALAKVQKNLAPADLPDDLEILTDEDRFLFRKIGLSMKPYLLLGRREVYSGTIENMHLHWKHRELVKIIVRGKSFQQVKHIAISLEAESGGLLVSLDKTTKGYAIIVYRGKNYQCPLPLRPRSLLTRRQALARSIELQRREGLKHHLSDLQERIELLKSELEDMENGRMIGDGRTLDSTLDDSLFSSDKEEDEGEEAYLEVYDSGNEDNYDEYEIVEPPADC; encoded by the exons ATGACTGAAACTTTAATCTCACTGCCCATGTCGCTTTCCTTATCTTCACTGAACCCAACCACTACTTGTTCCTCTTCTTTCACCTTCAATGCCAGTCACTGCTTTCTTCACTCTTCCACATCATGCAGAGCTCACAAGTTCAGAGTTTCATGTAAGACTGTTCAGACTGAGTCTCAGCCTCAAagtgtcaaggtttctattGAGCCcacaaagaagaagaggaagccaAAGCCGAGCTTCTATCAGCAAATTCAGAACAAATGGTCCATGAAGGTGGGTTCCCCAAGAGACAAGTTTCCATGGGAAAAACAGGAGgaatcagaagaagaagaagaagaagaagaatggggGAGACAGCAATCAGAGGTTAGAGTTTCTGAACCAGTTGATCAAGAAGAGAGCTTTTCTTTGCCAAACACTGTAAAGTTTGCTCCTTGGGCTCATAGAAGCAATCCCATTAAGACCCCCCAGTTTGATTATGAGCCTGAAATCTATAAACCCAGTGTTGTAAAGAGTGGCATTGCTAATTCTGGTAAAGGGTTTAGTAAAGTTGGAAACTTTAGGCAAGAATTTGGTGGTAATGGTAAAGTATATAGGGATATTGATGATGCTTCAGTTGGGATTTCGGAAGTGAAAAAGATTATGGTTTCCAAGAAATTTGAGCAAGAAGTTGATAGGAGTGGGAAATTGGAGAGACAGTTTGATGAAATTTCAGTTGGGGTTTCGAAAGAGGAAAAGCCGATGATATCAAAGAGCTTTGAGCATAGTAATGGCAAATTGGAAGGGCAAATTGATGAAATTTCAGTTGGTGTTTCGAGAAAGGAGGAGACAATGGCTTCAAAAGGGTTAATTGGTGTTGTTGTGGATGAAGCTTTATCTGAGGATAGTGAGAATGATGAAAATGTTGAAGCTATTGTGTCTTCTGGTACTGATTCTCGAGCTTCTCCTCGGTTGCCTTGGGAGAAAGAAGGTGGATTGGTTAATGGGGAAGGTGGTAAGACAAGAAAGAAGTGTAGTAACACGCTTACGGCTGAGGCAACCCTTCCAGAGCATGAGCTGAAGAGGCTGAGGAATGTTTCTTTGAGGATGCTGGAGAGAACTAAAGTCGGAGCTGCCGGTATCACACAGAATTTGGTGGATGCCATACATGAGAAGTGGAAGGTGGATGAGGTGGTCAAGTTGAAGTTTGAGGAGCCGCTTTCACTCAACATGAAAAGAACTCATGGGATTTTAGAG AATAAAACTGGAGGTTTGGTTATATGGAGATCTGGCAGTTCAGTAGTGTTATACAGGGGAATATCATACAATCTTCAGTGTGTCAAGTCATATACCACGCAGAGCCAGACTAATTCACATATGTTGCAAGACAGAGTAGGCACACAAAATGTAGGACTGAAGGATGTGGCTAGTACTACAGAACTTTTGAGTCCAAATTCTCCAAAGTATTTGAAGAACTTATCTAAAAAAGAACTCATGGAGTTGAGTGATCTGAACCATTTGCTAGATGAGTTGGGCCCACGGTTTAAGGATTGGATAGGACGTGAGCCGTTGCCTGTGGATGCTGACTTACTTCCTGCAGTGGTTCCGGGATATCAGACGCCCTATAGACTTCTCCCATATGGGGTAAAACGAGGTCTGAGAGACAAGGACATGACAAAATTTCGTAGACTTGCCAGAGATGCACCTCCACACTTTGCTCTAG GAAGGTGTAAAGAACTGCAAGGTCTGGCTAAGGCTATGGTGAAGCTGTGGGAGAAATGTGCTATTGCAAAGATAGCCATCAAACGTGGAGTACAGAATACACGTAATGAAATAATGGCAGAAGAACTCAAG AGATTGACAGGGGGTACACTTCTCTCTAGAAACAAAGATTTCATCGTCTTTTACAGGGGAAATGATTTCTTGCCACCTGTTGTTACTGGAGTACTGAATGAGAGGAGAGAATTAAGAGATCTCCAACAAGATGAGGAGGAGCAAGCACGACAAATGACCTCTGACTACATTGAGTCAAGATCTGGAGTTTCTAGTGGCCAGTTGGTTGCTGGAACCCTTGCTGAAACAATTGCAGCAACTACTCGCTGGAGGAACCAGCTAACGATTGAAGATGttaacaaaatgacaaaagatTCAAATTTGGCTCAATGTGCATCTCTAGTTAGACACCTCGAGAAGAAATTGACTCTT GCAAAAGGGAAGCTCAAAAAGGCTGAGAAGGCTTTAGCAAAAGTGCAAAAAAATTTGGCTCCAGCAGATTTGCCAGATGACTTGGAAATCCTAACGGATGAAGACAGATTCTTGTTTCGTAAGATCGGTCTGAGTATGAAGCCCTACCTACTTTTAG ggaGGCGAGAGGTTTACTCTGGTACCATAGAGAATATGCACTTGCACTGGAAGCATAGAGAGTTGGTGAAGATAATAGTAAGAGGAAAAAGTTTTCAGCAAGTCAAGCATATCGCAATCTCTTTAGAAGCAGAGAGTGGTGGGCTGCTTGTCTCTCTTGATAAAACTACCAAAGGGTATGCAATTATTGTATATCGTGGGAAGAACTACCAATGCCCTCTTCCATTAAGGCCTAGGAGTTTATTGACGAGAAGACAGGCATTAGCTCGGTCAATTGAACTACAGAGACGCGAG GGATTGAAGCACCATCTCTCAGATTTACAGGAGAGAATTGAGTTGTTGAAATCTGAACTT GAGGACATGGAAAACGGGAGAATGATTGGCGATGGAAGAACCCTTGATTCAACATTAGATGATTCTCTTTTCTCTAGTGACAAAGAAGAG GAT
- the LOC126793201 gene encoding CRM-domain containing factor CFM3, chloroplastic/mitochondrial isoform X1 produces the protein MTETLISLPMSLSLSSLNPTTTCSSSFTFNASHCFLHSSTSCRAHKFRVSCKTVQTESQPQSVKVSIEPTKKKRKPKPSFYQQIQNKWSMKVGSPRDKFPWEKQEESEEEEEEEEWGRQQSEVRVSEPVDQEESFSLPNTVKFAPWAHRSNPIKTPQFDYEPEIYKPSVVKSGIANSGKGFSKVGNFRQEFGGNGKVYRDIDDASVGISEVKKIMVSKKFEQEVDRSGKLERQFDEISVGVSKEEKPMISKSFEHSNGKLEGQIDEISVGVSRKEETMASKGLIGVVVDEALSEDSENDENVEAIVSSGTDSRASPRLPWEKEGGLVNGEGGKTRKKCSNTLTAEATLPEHELKRLRNVSLRMLERTKVGAAGITQNLVDAIHEKWKVDEVVKLKFEEPLSLNMKRTHGILENKTGGLVIWRSGSSVVLYRGISYNLQCVKSYTTQSQTNSHMLQDRVGTQNVGLKDVASTTELLSPNSPKYLKNLSKKELMELSDLNHLLDELGPRFKDWIGREPLPVDADLLPAVVPGYQTPYRLLPYGVKRGLRDKDMTKFRRLARDAPPHFALGRCKELQGLAKAMVKLWEKCAIAKIAIKRGVQNTRNEIMAEELKRLTGGTLLSRNKDFIVFYRGNDFLPPVVTGVLNERRELRDLQQDEEEQARQMTSDYIESRSGVSSGQLVAGTLAETIAATTRWRNQLTIEDVNKMTKDSNLAQCASLVRHLEKKLTLAKGKLKKAEKALAKVQKNLAPADLPDDLEILTDEDRFLFRKIGLSMKPYLLLGRREVYSGTIENMHLHWKHRELVKIIVRGKSFQQVKHIAISLEAESGGLLVSLDKTTKGYAIIVYRGKNYQCPLPLRPRSLLTRRQALARSIELQRREGLKHHLSDLQERIELLKSELEDMENGRMIGDGRTLDSTLDDSLFSSDKEEVCEPSIRLPLTDYFLVDQDEGEEAYLEVYDSGNEDNYDEYEIVEPPADC, from the exons ATGACTGAAACTTTAATCTCACTGCCCATGTCGCTTTCCTTATCTTCACTGAACCCAACCACTACTTGTTCCTCTTCTTTCACCTTCAATGCCAGTCACTGCTTTCTTCACTCTTCCACATCATGCAGAGCTCACAAGTTCAGAGTTTCATGTAAGACTGTTCAGACTGAGTCTCAGCCTCAAagtgtcaaggtttctattGAGCCcacaaagaagaagaggaagccaAAGCCGAGCTTCTATCAGCAAATTCAGAACAAATGGTCCATGAAGGTGGGTTCCCCAAGAGACAAGTTTCCATGGGAAAAACAGGAGgaatcagaagaagaagaagaagaagaagaatggggGAGACAGCAATCAGAGGTTAGAGTTTCTGAACCAGTTGATCAAGAAGAGAGCTTTTCTTTGCCAAACACTGTAAAGTTTGCTCCTTGGGCTCATAGAAGCAATCCCATTAAGACCCCCCAGTTTGATTATGAGCCTGAAATCTATAAACCCAGTGTTGTAAAGAGTGGCATTGCTAATTCTGGTAAAGGGTTTAGTAAAGTTGGAAACTTTAGGCAAGAATTTGGTGGTAATGGTAAAGTATATAGGGATATTGATGATGCTTCAGTTGGGATTTCGGAAGTGAAAAAGATTATGGTTTCCAAGAAATTTGAGCAAGAAGTTGATAGGAGTGGGAAATTGGAGAGACAGTTTGATGAAATTTCAGTTGGGGTTTCGAAAGAGGAAAAGCCGATGATATCAAAGAGCTTTGAGCATAGTAATGGCAAATTGGAAGGGCAAATTGATGAAATTTCAGTTGGTGTTTCGAGAAAGGAGGAGACAATGGCTTCAAAAGGGTTAATTGGTGTTGTTGTGGATGAAGCTTTATCTGAGGATAGTGAGAATGATGAAAATGTTGAAGCTATTGTGTCTTCTGGTACTGATTCTCGAGCTTCTCCTCGGTTGCCTTGGGAGAAAGAAGGTGGATTGGTTAATGGGGAAGGTGGTAAGACAAGAAAGAAGTGTAGTAACACGCTTACGGCTGAGGCAACCCTTCCAGAGCATGAGCTGAAGAGGCTGAGGAATGTTTCTTTGAGGATGCTGGAGAGAACTAAAGTCGGAGCTGCCGGTATCACACAGAATTTGGTGGATGCCATACATGAGAAGTGGAAGGTGGATGAGGTGGTCAAGTTGAAGTTTGAGGAGCCGCTTTCACTCAACATGAAAAGAACTCATGGGATTTTAGAG AATAAAACTGGAGGTTTGGTTATATGGAGATCTGGCAGTTCAGTAGTGTTATACAGGGGAATATCATACAATCTTCAGTGTGTCAAGTCATATACCACGCAGAGCCAGACTAATTCACATATGTTGCAAGACAGAGTAGGCACACAAAATGTAGGACTGAAGGATGTGGCTAGTACTACAGAACTTTTGAGTCCAAATTCTCCAAAGTATTTGAAGAACTTATCTAAAAAAGAACTCATGGAGTTGAGTGATCTGAACCATTTGCTAGATGAGTTGGGCCCACGGTTTAAGGATTGGATAGGACGTGAGCCGTTGCCTGTGGATGCTGACTTACTTCCTGCAGTGGTTCCGGGATATCAGACGCCCTATAGACTTCTCCCATATGGGGTAAAACGAGGTCTGAGAGACAAGGACATGACAAAATTTCGTAGACTTGCCAGAGATGCACCTCCACACTTTGCTCTAG GAAGGTGTAAAGAACTGCAAGGTCTGGCTAAGGCTATGGTGAAGCTGTGGGAGAAATGTGCTATTGCAAAGATAGCCATCAAACGTGGAGTACAGAATACACGTAATGAAATAATGGCAGAAGAACTCAAG AGATTGACAGGGGGTACACTTCTCTCTAGAAACAAAGATTTCATCGTCTTTTACAGGGGAAATGATTTCTTGCCACCTGTTGTTACTGGAGTACTGAATGAGAGGAGAGAATTAAGAGATCTCCAACAAGATGAGGAGGAGCAAGCACGACAAATGACCTCTGACTACATTGAGTCAAGATCTGGAGTTTCTAGTGGCCAGTTGGTTGCTGGAACCCTTGCTGAAACAATTGCAGCAACTACTCGCTGGAGGAACCAGCTAACGATTGAAGATGttaacaaaatgacaaaagatTCAAATTTGGCTCAATGTGCATCTCTAGTTAGACACCTCGAGAAGAAATTGACTCTT GCAAAAGGGAAGCTCAAAAAGGCTGAGAAGGCTTTAGCAAAAGTGCAAAAAAATTTGGCTCCAGCAGATTTGCCAGATGACTTGGAAATCCTAACGGATGAAGACAGATTCTTGTTTCGTAAGATCGGTCTGAGTATGAAGCCCTACCTACTTTTAG ggaGGCGAGAGGTTTACTCTGGTACCATAGAGAATATGCACTTGCACTGGAAGCATAGAGAGTTGGTGAAGATAATAGTAAGAGGAAAAAGTTTTCAGCAAGTCAAGCATATCGCAATCTCTTTAGAAGCAGAGAGTGGTGGGCTGCTTGTCTCTCTTGATAAAACTACCAAAGGGTATGCAATTATTGTATATCGTGGGAAGAACTACCAATGCCCTCTTCCATTAAGGCCTAGGAGTTTATTGACGAGAAGACAGGCATTAGCTCGGTCAATTGAACTACAGAGACGCGAG GGATTGAAGCACCATCTCTCAGATTTACAGGAGAGAATTGAGTTGTTGAAATCTGAACTT GAGGACATGGAAAACGGGAGAATGATTGGCGATGGAAGAACCCTTGATTCAACATTAGATGATTCTCTTTTCTCTAGTGACAAAGAAGAGGTATGTGAACCATCTATCCGGTTGCCACTAACCGATTACTTTTTGGTGGACCAG GAT